The segment atagaagTGTAAGTAAAAAATAGTATTTATTTATTCTAACATATTACAAATCAACAAATTGTAATGGTTGCTTCAATAAAAATAGATTATAATTTAGAGAGTGTTTGTGATTTCATTTAAAAACTAGTTATATTGTCTTTTTGGGTTTTTGAAATGTATATCTACCAATTTTTAAAAAATGACTTATTAACTTTCtaacaaaaaaagaaaatcaaaataatttttttgactATTATAAGTCAATAAATCATTTTGCCTAAAACTCATTTTGAGGATCAAAATTAAATCTCAAACACAGTCTTTTGGACATGTTTGGAAGTggttttaaaactccttattctCATATTTTGCCTAAAAGTCATTTCGAATATCAAAATGAAATCTCAAACACCCTCTTTGGATATGTTTGGaagtggttttgaaactccttATTTGTCTTTTGGAAAAACCAAGTATTCCTGACTTTTTGAAAACATAGAAATAAGTTAAGGACTGAATTAACAAATGTGCAATACATTGTAGGTTGACAACAACTTTATTCCCTCAAAAACATAGAAATAAGTTAAGGACTGAATTAACAAATGTGCAATACATTGTATGCCTACAATTTCATTTTCCCTTATTGGAATCGGAGAGTCGTTTGATTTTCTTAATTTAAAAATTTGATGACCCAGTTGGTTAAAATTTGTGAGGACTAGACACGAAGTGAATATTTTGTGACTTGGGAGGTTGATGAGTGAATTTTTGTATCAACTCATTAGCTGTCGGAATTGAGGTGTTGAACAATGTATGTCGATTGTGGTGGTGTCGTTAAAttctaaaaagaataaaagaaagaTTAGATAGCTAGAATAACTAGAAGTTTTTATAGAAAATCCAAGTCAACTGCATACTTGAGTCATTATATTTTATATCATGATTTCTTTCACATCTAAGTAAACCAAAACTTAAGTAAGTCGTGAACTATAATTTAGTATGCAAAATATCTATATTAGTATAAGAATGGCAAGTTGATACTATTTAGTATTAAATATGCAAGTTGTCTTTTATTAAACAATTTGGCCTTTTAAAAACTGAAAGATACCAAGCCATTCAATGTTTCCTAAAACGATATTAGATGAAGAACAATCAAAGTCAATGGTCTTCATGAAATTATACAAAACAACCACTAGCAGTGCAACACCCAGATGCAACCATCGATTGAGCCTTTTTTAGTTAGAAAAGGAATCCTGAAGTTAATTCAAAGGCCCAGGGAAGAGAAGCTACAAAATGATGTTATCAGCACGTATCGATGATACCGGCTCCTCATTCGTATTGCCAGAGCACATATGTCAACGCTTTACACTTTCCGAAATTCAGTCGGCCACCCACAACTTTGATGAAGCATCGGTCATTGGCCGTGGAGGATTCGGCAACGTGTATAAATGTTCTAGCAAGATCGGGTCGATAAGGGAAGTTGCAGTTAAACGGTTACATTCCTTGTCCAACCAAGGAGCCCAAGAGTTTGAGGCAGAAATTAAGCTCCTTTCTAAGTTGCGACATGCTAATCTTGTATCTCTGATTGGTTATTGCAATGAGGGAAATGAGATGGTGCTTGTTTATGACTTCATGCCGAATGGGACACTTGAAGATCATCTTCGCAAAGCTGATTCAGTCTTATCGTGGTTACAAAGACTCAAGATATGCATAGGTGCAGGTCGGGGATTAGACTACCTTCACACTGGTACGTCGACTCAACATGGAGTCATACATCGCGATGTGAAGACCTCCAATATTTTGTTGGATGCAAATTTTGCTGCTAAAGTTTCAGACTTCGGATTGGCCAAAGTTGGTCCAATAGATCAGATACGAACTCATGTAAGCACCTGTGTCAAGGGAACATTTGGGTACATGGATCCGTGCTACTTCTATACAGGAAAATTGACAAGAAAATctgatgtttatgcttttggggTTGTACTGTTTGAAGTGTTGTCAGGCAGGCAAGCTGTAGATTCAACACTCGATGAAGAGCAATGGAGTTTAGCAGCTTGGGCTCAAGACCAAATCAAAGAGGGAAACCTCAGTAAAATTATTGACTCTAGACTGATGGGACAAATCTCAAAAAAATGTTTGAAGGAGTTTGCAAACATAGCAGGCCACTGTTTACATTCCCACCCAAAACAACGCCCTACCATGGCGGAGGTTGTAATCAAGCTTGAGTCTATTCTTTCACAAGAAAGAGAACGCACCAATTTTGCTGTTGACGAAGGAAGATTCATTTACAAATTAAGATCTTTTTTTACAGGCAAAGTTGATGTGATGTCGGATGGTGTAGTAGAAAGCATATATCTCATGCCGGATAATACAGTAGGAAGCGAATCTGATTTCAGAGCTCTACGTATTCAGTTAGCTAAGAATCAACGTTTAAAACATTTTACATATGCTGAATTGGTAAGTGCAACAAGTGATTTCAAGCACAAAGAGCATTCCCACACTTTGAATGAACCCATTTATAAAGTTTGGGTTGATGAAACAACATATGCGCCCACAGAATGTGGTGTTGGTTTGGAGATATAtgttaggaagaagaagattgatGCTGCGAAGGTACTTTCAATCTGTGAAATGAACCTGATTTATTTTTCATGGTTTTTGGTCTGTTCAAGCTTATTGAATTATTGAAAATTTGGCAATACAGCCAGAACTCGATTTTGAAGAATTCAATCATCCCAACCTTATCAAACTCTTGGGATATTGCTGGCATTGGCAAGAATTTTATTGCTTTTACGAGCTCATTCATGGCGCAAGTTTAGATAAATATCTTTTTGGAGGTAAGTATATATTCAGGCTATAGTTTTGCAGAGCCTGTAGACTTAGATCTCATAAAGTGGATACATTTTGATGAAAAGTGCCTTATGTCAACACTTGTTAATAGTACCCTGCTTTTGGGTTCTTCAGGCATAGCCTTGTCGTTACACATAAAATATATTCTACTATATACGCAGATCCAGGTACAATGTCACTTTCTTGGGTTGCACGATTAAAAATAGCAGTAGGAGCAGCTCAAGGTTTGGCTTTCTTACATCTGAGGAAGCTTGCAGCATATACCCAATTTAAGACCAATTGTATTTTGGTGGACACAGTAATTTAGACTTCCTTTGACATGTTTGCAATTTGCATCTCAATATTACATCAGTTTTAGTATCTTTTTCATGCTTATTTACAGGATTTCAATGCTCGGCTTTCGGATTACGAAGTAGAAAATTTATTTGCCACACCTGAGTGGCACTTTTACCAGGAATACAGAATTGATGGTATTCGCAGATGTGAGCCTGAAGACGGTATATTCTGATTTAAAACTAAACTTTTTGTACACTCTCAGTATATATCATCACAGGTCACTCGTATGAGTATTCATTTCCTCTCCAAAAGCTATAATCATGAATTATTTGTTCTTGAGTGAAGAGTGAGATTTATGGTTTAAAATATGACCAATCAAACCACTTTGGCAGGTCCTGGAGTGAAGAGTGAGATTTATGCTTTTGGAGTCGTACTGCTCGAAATATTAACAGGGATGAAGGCCGATGATGTGCAGAGACCCCTCACAACGCAAAATTTGGTAAAATGGGCTACTCCATTGCTAGTAAATGAGGTAAAATTGAGAACTATTATGGACCCACAACTTCAACGTAATGGTTATACTCCAAAGGGAGCATTCAAGTTAGCTAAACTTGTTTCAAAATGTCTTCAAAAAAAATTAGACGATCGGCCATCAATGGAAGAAATCGTCCAGGCATTGTGTCGGTGCTATGAAGAAGAAATCAAATTAGTTTGTGCTCCAACATAATCTATAGATAAGGTTTTTGTAAATAATCTAATAATGTACATGTTAGCCGAATAAATTTGTTAGGCCCTTTTTAGTTTGGGCCCAATGCTTGGCCCTTTAGTCATTTAGATAGGTTTAACCTAATTTGCTTTCCTATTTATTGATATGGTTTAGTAAATAAATCTAAAAATGTACAGTATATGATGCTGGAAATCTCTGAAGAGTTAAAGCCTTGAGCTTCATTGTTTCCCTTTACATTTTTGGTGAAACAGAACCACCCATAACATACCTTTTCGAGcgtgtgatttatgttgtgtggcAGATGTTTTCAACAATCAGGCGCGATTTGGTTTTAATACTATTTGGTTTGTCTTTGTTTGTCATTTATCATATAGAGATTGGCCTAAATTCTCCGAAGCTGCAGTTGTGAATTACAATGTGTTggaactttatatatataaaggaattgcaagttggcaatttcctttgtatcccacattggtgggggAAGAAACTTTTGAGGGTTTATAAGTTTATTCCCTCGATAGGCATTTAAAGGCTATAGTGGATCAAAGGAATGGGCCAAGCCCACGTCCGCGTCTAGCCTAGCATTAGCACTAGCCGAAGTCGTGGGTGTGAGATTTAAGCGCACTTGGCACAACGCATCGGTCGTTGGGAGTTGAAGAGCTTTTATTTTTGACGAGTTCGGGTCAAGCCAGTTTGACCGATCTGGTCAAATGGTTGACCGTCGTTGACTTCATGGAGGACAAGTCAGGGCATTCTAGAAGGATCAGGAAACGACTTGGTTGGAGAGCAAGTCGTCGCCCTAGGGTTTCTGGGGGCCGTTTCATGCCTTCTAGGGTTTCGATACCTATAAATCAACAGGctaatggacactactgctagccTCCACTTCATGAACCAAGAGTTTGCCAAACTTGACCAATTCGATGGTCAGAACTACACCCGTTGGGCCAAGAAGGTAAAGTTCATGCTTTATGTCTTGAAGCTTGCCTTTGTGTTGGACCCAGAACTGGCACCAATTCCTGCTAATCCAATTCCCGAGGCGGGGAAAACTGTGGACCCAGTGGTCATTGCAGAACTAGAAAAGCAAAGGACTCTGCGTATAGAGTCTGAGGAACTATTTGTGGGTCACATCAAGAACTCCCTATCTGATTGACTCTATGATATTTACATGCCGGTCAAAGATCCAAGAGAGCTATGAAATGTGTTGGAACTTAAGTACAAGGCACATAAGGAAGGTACTAACAAATACCTTGTGTCTAAGTACCTAGAGTTTCAAATGGCTGATGACAAATCTATCATGGAGCAAGTGCATGAACTCCAAGTCATGGTCAACAAGTTGAATGCACTCTCCATCTCTATTCCAGAACTCTTTCAGGTTGGTGCAATTATAGCAAAACTACCACACTCATGGAAAAATTTCTCTAAGAGAATGATGCATAAATCTGAGGACTACTCCTTGGAGGATCTGATGAAACACCTCTGCATTGAGGAGGTAACTCACATCATGGACAAACGTGGTAAAGTCAAATCGAGTGTGCATCACGTGTCAGTTGGGGGTTCTAGTCATAAATGCAAGTCTGGGGGACAAAACAAGAAGAACTTGGGACCCAAGAAACAAAGCTTCAAGAAACCGAGTCATCAGAATCCTAACTCAAAGCCAAAGAGGACCGGACCTTGCTACGTCTATGGAGAGattgggcactatgcgagggaatGCAAGATCACAAATCAGGACCGGTTGCACATGCAGCCGAGCAGGTGACTGACATGGTGGCAAGTGTGAACCTTGGAGAGATTTTGATGATCTCCTCCCTTACCCGAGAAATATGTGCTCGAGGATGGTTCGTGGACATTGGAGCCACCGTGAATATTTGTGGGCATCGAGAAAACTTCCGAACTTACCGCGTAATGCCACATGGGACGGTCGTCATTTGTGCTAATGGTCACAGAGCTGAGGTTCTAGGAAGTGGTGATGTTCATGTCAAGTTCACACGTGGTGAATGGGTAACCCTTCGAGATATTCTTCATGTTCCTACTATCTCAAAAGGGTTGGTTTCTACGGACAAGTTTGACAAGGGTGGGTTCAAGATGGTGCTTGAGAAAGGCAAAATTGTGATCACTAAAGGCAGAAGATATGTTGGGAGGGCAAACAATTGTTCAGGGATGTATTGTTTATGCCTTAGTGATGAGGGTAGTGTGTGTGGTCCTAGTGTTGAGAGTGGTAGTTCTAGTGTTGCAAATGTGTTAAGTGTTGATAATGATGTAATTGGTGGATTGGTTGCTAATGTGAATGAAGTGAACTTTTCTGGTTATTTTGTTTGTTCAATTTCGTTATGGCATAAACGTTTGGCTCATACTAATGTTAACAACATTGAAAAAAATGCAAACTAAAGGAATGTTAAAATGTGacataaaatattttgaaaaatgtGAAACATGTGTGAAATCAAAGTTCACTAAGAAACCATTTCCATCAGTTAAGAGAAAGACATCATTGCTTGAGTTGATTCATTCTAATATATGTGAATTAAATGGAATCCTTACTCAAGGAGGGAAAAGGTATTTCATCACATTTTGTGGGGACTTCAGTTGATATATACATGTTTATTTAGTGAGATCAAAAGATGAAGCCTTTGATGCATTTAAGCGATATAAGGTTGAGGTGGAAAATCAAATTGAAAGACACATCAAAATTCTTCGCTCGGATAGAGGCGGGGAATATTTTAACCAAGAGTTTGACACATTCTGTGAAGAGAATGGAATCAAACATGAAAGAACTTCACCATATACTCCCCAACAGAATGGTTTGGCTGAAAGAAAGAACCGAACCCTTTGTGAGATGGTCAATTGTATGTTGAACCAATTGGGTCAACCAAACAATCTGTGGGGGGAAGCACTATTGACTGCTTGCTATGTTTATAATAGGATCACTAGTCGTGTGATTCCTACAAGCCCTTATGAGTTATGGAAAGGTAGAAAGCCTAACCTAGACTATTTGAAAATGTGGGGGTGTGTTGCTTATTATCGGACTCCAGATCCTAAGAGAATCAAATTGGGAGCACGGGCTAATAAGAGTTTATTTATTGGATATGCTCACAATAGCAAGGCTTACCGGTTATTAGATACTGAATCAGGTGTGGTTGTGGAATCTAGAGATGTGGAATTCTTTGAGGATAGTTTTTCAAGGGATGAAGAAAAATTCAATCATACAAAACCTACAAGTACTTCTTGAGAAATACtcccacctcctcctattgtagAGGAACCAAGGAGAACTACTAGGGCTAGAATAGAGAAAAGTTTTGGAGACAATTTCTATTCTTATTTGGTCGAAGGAACGCAAAACAAAGTGATGAGGGAGGTCACCTTTGCCATTAATTTGGATGATGATCCTAAGACCTTTACTGAAGCAATGACGTCTCGAGATGCTCCTTTGTGGAAGGAAGCCATCAATGACGAAATGGATTCAATCATGGGTAATGGAACTTGGGAGTGAGTTGATCTACCCAAGGGGAGAAAACCTATAGGATCCAAGTGGATATTCAAGAGAAAGTATCATCCAGATGGATCCATATCTGCCTATAAAGCAAGATTAGTTGCTAAGGGCTATAGGCAGCGAGAAGGTATCGATTATTTTGATAATTATGCCCCAGTTGCTAGGATGAGTTCTATTAGAATTCTCATAGCAATATCAACTTTAAAAGGATTGTacattcatcaaatggatgtgaagacaaCCTTTCTAAATGGATATCTCAAGGAGGACATTTACTTGGAGCAACCTGAAGGTTTCGTGATACCTGGACAGGAAAACAAAGTGTGTAGACTTGTTAAATCCTTGTACGGGTTGAAGTGAGCTCCTAAACAGTGGCATGAAACATTTGACACCACTGTGACTGCCTTTGGTTTTCAGCACAATAGTGTTGACAGATGTATTTATTCTTAACATACATCCAACTACATAGTAGTTATATGTCTTTATGTTGATGATGTGTTGATCATTGGCACTCACCTATAAGGTATTCTTGATACCAAGAAATACCTATCCTTGAACTTTAAGATGAAAGATCTTGGAGAAGTTGATAGAATTCTTGGTATCAAGGTGAAAAGGACAGGCGGTCAGATTTCTTTGATTCAATCTCATTAAATAGAGAAAATTCTGACAAAGTTTCAATATTTGAACATTAAGGAATTCAACACTCCTTTTGATTCGAGTGTGAAACTAAAGGTGAAATCTGGTCGAGCAGTGGCTCAACTAGAGTATGCTAGTGCAGTTGGAAGCATGATGTATGCTACTCACTGCACTCGACCTGACATCCCATTTGATGTAAGCAAACTAAGTCAGTATACTGTTAATCTAGGGACGGAGCACTGGAAGGCAGTGGATAGAGTGCTAGGATACCTG is part of the Lactuca sativa cultivar Salinas chromosome 7, Lsat_Salinas_v11, whole genome shotgun sequence genome and harbors:
- the LOC111912209 gene encoding probable serine/threonine-protein kinase BSK3, whose protein sequence is MMLSARIDDTGSSFVLPEHICQRFTLSEIQSATHNFDEASVIGRGGFGNVYKCSSKIGSIREVAVKRLHSLSNQGAQEFEAEIKLLSKLRHANLVSLIGYCNEGNEMVLVYDFMPNGTLEDHLRKADSVLSWLQRLKICIGAGRGLDYLHTGTSTQHGVIHRDVKTSNILLDANFAAKVSDFGLAKVGPIDQIRTHVSTCVKGTFGYMDPCYFYTGKLTRKSDVYAFGVVLFEVLSGRQAVDSTLDEEQWSLAAWAQDQIKEGNLSKIIDSRLMGQISKKCLKEFANIAGHCLHSHPKQRPTMAEVVIKLESILSQERERTNFAVDEGRFIYKLRSFFTGKVDVMSDGVVESIYLMPDNTVGSESDFRALRIQLAKNQRLKHFTYAELVSATSDFKHKEHSHTLNEPIYKVWVDETTYAPTECGVGLEIYVRKKKIDAAKPELDFEEFNHPNLIKLLGYCWHWQEFYCFYELIHGASLDKYLFGDPGTMSLSWVARLKIAVGAAQGLAFLHLRKLAAYTQFKTNCILVDTDFNARLSDYEVENLFATPEWHFYQEYRIDGIRRCEPEDGPGVKSEIYAFGVVLLEILTGMKADDVQRPLTTQNLVKWATPLLVNEVKLRTIMDPQLQRNGYTPKGAFKLAKLVSKCLQKKLDDRPSMEEIVQALCRCYEEEIKLVCAPT